The Saccharomonospora cyanea NA-134 genome includes a region encoding these proteins:
- a CDS encoding D-sedoheptulose-7-phosphate isomerase: MIEEHFRALEGALHRVRAAAPTIESWAKQLAEVLTGGGRLLACGNGGSAAEAQHLTGELVGKFRHDRQPLSAIALHADTSAATAIVNDYGEHELYARQVRAHGRPGDVLVALSTSGRSQNVVTAVKVAHELGMVTWALTGPEPNPLTALCDDAVAVDADHVATVQEVHLAVVHALCAHLDRTLGVPA, from the coding sequence GTGATCGAAGAGCATTTCCGCGCACTGGAAGGCGCGCTGCACCGGGTGCGCGCCGCGGCGCCGACCATCGAGTCGTGGGCGAAGCAGCTCGCCGAGGTGCTGACCGGCGGCGGCAGGCTGCTCGCGTGCGGCAACGGCGGCAGTGCGGCCGAGGCACAACACCTCACCGGCGAACTCGTCGGCAAGTTCCGTCACGACCGGCAACCCCTGTCCGCCATCGCGCTCCACGCCGACACGTCGGCCGCCACGGCGATCGTCAACGACTACGGCGAGCACGAGCTGTACGCACGGCAGGTGCGGGCCCACGGCAGGCCGGGCGACGTGCTCGTCGCCCTGTCCACCAGCGGCCGCAGCCAGAACGTGGTCACCGCCGTGAAGGTGGCGCACGAACTCGGCATGGTGACCTGGGCGTTGACGGGCCCCGAACCGAATCCGCTCACCGCGCTGTGCGACGACGCGGTCGCCGTGGACGCCGACCACGTGGCCACCGTGCAGGAGGTGCACCTCGCGGTCGTGCACGCGCTCTGCGCCCACCTCGACCGCACGCTGGGGGTGCCCGCATGA
- a CDS encoding glycosyltransferase family 9 protein encodes MTGRVLVARLDNIGDVLLAGPAVRAVAAHADHVVLLAGPRGRAGAELLPGVDEVVEWCAPWIDPEPPALTEASVDALVKQVRDLRLDAAFILTSFHQSPLPLALVLRLAGVPWIGAISDDYPGSLLDLRHRVDGDPPEAERALSLVTAAGFALPEGDDGALAVRRPLPDTRALTGPDPFVVVHPAASVPARQPSWERTAAAVSALAGAGHRVVLTGARAERDLTARIAHASGSDAASGRVVDLGGATSLPELASVLAAARVVVAPNTGPAHLAAAVGTPVVSLFAPVVPSARWAPHGVPRVVLGDQDAPCKNTRARHCPVPGHPCLAIDAADVVEAVEALALTTGRGDDGADTALRVGTKPTGGVS; translated from the coding sequence ATGACGGGCCGGGTTCTCGTCGCGCGTCTCGACAACATCGGCGACGTGCTGCTGGCGGGGCCGGCCGTCCGGGCCGTGGCGGCACACGCCGACCACGTGGTGCTGCTCGCCGGGCCCCGCGGCCGTGCCGGTGCCGAGCTGCTGCCCGGTGTGGACGAGGTCGTGGAGTGGTGCGCGCCGTGGATCGACCCGGAACCGCCCGCTCTCACCGAGGCCTCGGTCGACGCCCTCGTCAAGCAGGTGCGGGATCTACGACTGGACGCCGCGTTCATCCTCACCTCGTTCCACCAGTCCCCGCTGCCGCTGGCGCTTGTGCTGCGACTCGCTGGAGTGCCGTGGATCGGCGCCATCAGCGACGACTACCCCGGCTCGCTGCTGGATCTGCGGCACCGCGTCGACGGTGACCCGCCCGAAGCCGAGCGCGCGCTGTCGCTCGTCACCGCGGCCGGGTTCGCCCTGCCCGAAGGAGACGACGGGGCCCTCGCCGTCCGACGTCCGTTGCCGGACACCCGGGCGCTGACCGGTCCGGACCCGTTCGTGGTGGTCCACCCGGCCGCCTCCGTCCCGGCACGGCAACCTTCGTGGGAGCGGACCGCTGCGGCGGTGTCGGCGCTCGCCGGGGCGGGACACCGCGTGGTGCTCACCGGTGCCCGCGCCGAACGCGACCTCACCGCCCGCATCGCCCACGCGTCGGGCTCGGACGCCGCTTCGGGCCGGGTCGTCGACCTCGGTGGTGCGACGTCACTTCCCGAACTCGCCTCCGTACTGGCCGCCGCCCGCGTGGTGGTGGCCCCCAACACCGGCCCGGCACACCTCGCCGCGGCCGTGGGCACCCCCGTGGTGTCCCTGTTCGCACCCGTGGTCCCCAGCGCCCGCTGGGCTCCCCACGGCGTGCCCCGTGTCGTGCTGGGAGACCAGGACGCACCCTGCAAGAACACCAGGGCCCGGCACTGCCCGGTCCCGGGACACCCGTGCCTGGCGATCGATGCGGCAGACGTGGTCGAGGCCGTGGAAGCACTGGCGCTCACGACCGGGCGCGGTGACGACGGTGCCGACACCGCGCTGCGCGTCGGCACGAAACCCACTGGAGGTGTGTCGTGA
- a CDS encoding SDR family oxidoreductase, translating into MKVLISGGSSGLGAATVREVLDAGGTPLVLDRKPPEVGGVDYALADLADTPAAENAVRELAERAGGLDAVFTAAGIDTPGRLDDVSTEDWERVVRVNLLGTAAVVRAALPYLERSRGKVVTCSSTLGLRSVSDATAYCASKAGVVAFTRALAAETAGRIGVTLLVPGGMHTAFFDSRDDQYKPPADAKLNEPANVARAVLHALRQPEGCEVREMVVCHSEEGSWP; encoded by the coding sequence ATGAAGGTTCTGATCAGTGGCGGGTCGTCGGGGCTCGGGGCCGCGACGGTCCGGGAGGTCCTCGACGCGGGCGGCACCCCGCTCGTGCTCGACCGCAAGCCCCCCGAGGTCGGCGGCGTGGACTACGCGCTGGCCGACCTCGCCGACACGCCCGCCGCCGAGAACGCCGTGCGGGAGCTGGCCGAGCGCGCGGGCGGGCTCGACGCCGTGTTCACCGCGGCGGGCATCGACACGCCGGGCAGGCTCGATGACGTCTCGACCGAGGACTGGGAACGTGTGGTGCGGGTGAACCTGCTGGGCACCGCCGCCGTCGTGCGTGCCGCCCTGCCCTATCTCGAACGTTCGCGGGGCAAGGTCGTCACCTGCTCCTCCACGCTCGGGCTGCGCTCGGTCTCCGACGCCACCGCCTACTGCGCGTCGAAGGCGGGAGTCGTCGCCTTCACCCGCGCGCTCGCCGCCGAGACGGCCGGCCGGATCGGAGTCACGCTGCTGGTTCCCGGCGGCATGCACACCGCCTTCTTCGACTCCCGCGACGACCAGTACAAACCCCCGGCCGACGCGAAGCTCAACGAACCGGCGAACGTGGCCAGGGCCGTTCTGCACGCGCTGCGGCAACCCGAGGGGTGCGAGGTCAGGGAAATGGTCGTCTGCCACTCGGAAGAGGGCTCATGGCCGTGA
- a CDS encoding glycosyltransferase family 9 protein, translating into MAVTLVLRALGLGDLLTAVPALRALRRARPDDRIVLAAPAPLAPLVELVDTEGPGVELLPTPGLSALPPVADVDLAVNLHGSGPQSIADLLATRPRHLVTHRHPDHPGLGGPEWSDNVHEVDRWCELLDWHGIPSDPGDLVLPPPPVPSPVPGAVIVHPGAAFPARRWPPERFATVARALADDLAGTATPVLVTGSEAERPLATEVAVRAGLGTSAVFAGHGLGELAALVAEAALVVCGDTGVGHLATAFGTPSVLLFGPTPPSRWGPPADRPQHVVLWAGALGDPHATTPDAGLLRLTASAVLDAARTLLAGGDPCRTPRNAETVSPSVSSVPATSD; encoded by the coding sequence ATGGCCGTGACGCTCGTGCTGCGCGCGCTCGGACTCGGCGACCTGCTGACCGCCGTGCCCGCGTTGCGCGCGCTGCGCAGGGCCCGGCCGGACGACCGGATCGTGCTGGCCGCGCCCGCCCCTCTGGCCCCTCTCGTGGAGCTGGTGGATACCGAGGGGCCGGGCGTCGAGCTGCTGCCCACGCCCGGGCTGTCGGCACTGCCTCCGGTGGCGGACGTCGACCTCGCCGTGAACCTCCACGGCAGCGGACCGCAGAGCATCGCCGACCTGCTGGCCACGCGACCCCGGCACCTCGTCACGCACCGGCATCCCGATCACCCGGGGCTCGGTGGTCCCGAGTGGAGCGACAACGTGCACGAGGTGGACCGCTGGTGCGAGCTGCTGGACTGGCACGGAATTCCCTCCGACCCCGGCGACCTGGTGCTACCCCCACCGCCCGTGCCGAGCCCCGTGCCGGGGGCCGTGATCGTCCACCCAGGGGCGGCGTTCCCCGCACGCCGGTGGCCACCGGAACGCTTCGCCACCGTGGCGCGCGCGCTCGCCGACGACCTGGCGGGCACGGCCACGCCCGTGCTCGTCACCGGCAGTGAGGCGGAACGTCCGTTGGCCACCGAGGTCGCCGTCCGCGCCGGACTCGGCACGTCGGCCGTGTTCGCCGGACACGGCCTCGGCGAGCTGGCGGCGCTCGTGGCGGAAGCCGCGCTCGTCGTCTGCGGCGACACGGGAGTCGGCCACCTGGCCACGGCCTTCGGGACGCCGTCGGTACTGCTGTTCGGCCCCACCCCGCCCAGCCGCTGGGGACCGCCCGCCGACCGGCCGCAGCACGTCGTGCTCTGGGCAGGCGCGCTCGGCGACCCCCACGCCACGACCCCGGACGCGGGACTGCTGCGGCTCACCGCGTCCGCCGTACTCGACGCCGCGCGGACGCTGCTCGCCGGAGGTGACCCATGTCGGACCCCAAGGAACGCCGAGACCGTCTCACCGTCGGTGTCGTCGGTACCGGCTACGTCGGACTGA
- the rfaE2 gene encoding D-glycero-beta-D-manno-heptose 1-phosphate adenylyltransferase, whose protein sequence is MRPLVVVGDALLDVDVEGSATRLCPEAPVPVVDVDGEWVRPGGAGLAATLLATHAAGDVLFVTALGSDDTGRRLAALLARDVEVLRLPLSGETARKTRVRASGQSVTRLDTGDGHAAHAPLPERVRRAIRGAGAVLVSDYGRGVAAHPEMRRLLTEAAARVPVVWDPHPRGTAAVPGVTLATPNEREALSIADGCADPADAAVSVRRRWRSQAAAVTVGARGAVLAAPDGTTLAVPVPDGATLTGQKLDTCGAGDRFASAAVSALAEGADVADAVASAVESASRFVAAGGAAALSTRDSSRDGGEDGLPPSEDGSAFELAESVRRRGGRLVATGGCFDLLHAGHVSLLRHAKSLGDALVVCLNSDESVRRLKGPGRPVVTADDRARLLAELSSVDAVVVFEESSPSAVLERLRPDVWVKGGDYAGSELPEAEVVRRHGGEVVLVPTVEGYSTTRLLSEASR, encoded by the coding sequence ATGAGGCCGCTCGTGGTGGTCGGGGACGCGCTGCTCGACGTCGACGTCGAGGGCAGCGCCACGCGGCTGTGCCCCGAGGCGCCCGTGCCGGTGGTGGACGTGGACGGCGAGTGGGTGCGGCCCGGCGGTGCCGGGCTCGCGGCGACGCTGCTCGCCACGCACGCCGCGGGTGACGTGCTGTTCGTGACGGCGCTGGGCAGCGACGACACGGGACGCAGGCTGGCCGCGCTGCTGGCCCGCGACGTGGAGGTGCTGCGGCTGCCGCTGTCGGGCGAGACGGCGCGCAAGACCCGGGTCAGGGCGTCCGGGCAGTCGGTGACACGTCTGGACACCGGTGACGGCCACGCGGCGCACGCCCCGCTGCCGGAGCGCGTGCGGCGCGCGATCCGGGGGGCCGGTGCGGTGCTGGTCTCCGACTACGGCCGTGGTGTCGCGGCACATCCGGAGATGCGGCGGTTGCTCACCGAGGCCGCCGCGCGGGTACCGGTGGTGTGGGATCCACACCCTCGCGGCACCGCCGCGGTGCCGGGGGTCACGCTGGCCACCCCCAACGAGCGGGAGGCCCTGTCGATCGCGGACGGGTGCGCCGACCCGGCGGACGCGGCGGTGTCGGTGCGGCGGCGGTGGCGCAGTCAGGCCGCGGCGGTGACGGTGGGAGCGCGCGGGGCGGTGCTCGCCGCCCCGGACGGGACCACGCTGGCCGTGCCCGTACCGGACGGCGCCACGCTCACCGGACAGAAACTCGACACCTGCGGCGCGGGCGACCGGTTCGCGAGCGCGGCCGTCAGCGCGCTCGCCGAGGGTGCGGACGTCGCCGACGCCGTGGCCTCGGCGGTGGAGTCCGCGTCGAGGTTCGTCGCCGCCGGTGGAGCCGCCGCCCTGTCGACGCGGGACAGCTCCCGGGACGGCGGCGAGGACGGCCTCCCGCCGAGCGAGGACGGGTCGGCGTTCGAACTCGCGGAGTCCGTACGCAGGCGCGGCGGCAGGCTCGTCGCCACGGGCGGGTGCTTCGACCTCCTGCACGCCGGGCACGTGAGCCTGCTGCGGCACGCGAAGTCGCTGGGCGACGCGCTCGTCGTCTGCCTCAACTCCGACGAGTCGGTCCGGCGGCTCAAGGGCCCCGGACGGCCGGTCGTCACGGCCGACGACCGCGCTCGGCTGCTCGCGGAGCTGTCCAGTGTGGACGCAGTGGTGGTGTTCGAGGAGTCGTCGCCGTCGGCCGTGCTCGAACGGCTGCGCCCCGACGTGTGGGTCAAGGGCGGCGACTACGCGGGCAGTGAACTCCCCGAGGCCGAGGTGGTACGCCGCCACGGCGGCGAGGTGGTGCTGGTGCCCACCGTGGAGGGCTACTCCACGACCCGGCTGCTTTCGGAGGCGAGCCGGTGA